The genome window TTCTTCCCACTGTATTTCTTATCCCCGTCTGATGATTTCTTTTCAAGGGAGTGCAGAAGCCACAGATAAGGTAGATCGCCGGCCTCTGGGCAGCTGTGAACCTGATAGCATCTgtttaaagtatataaagaggagctcatttctttttttaagtctGCGGTACCAGTTATCTTACTTTTATCCCACACATGTAAGGAAATCACACAGATGGCCAGAGTTCAGACAGAAATACAAATGTGATATCAGTGACTGGAGTGTTGTTGGGTGGAGGGGAGGATTCACAGGAGAAGTGTAACCCTCTCATATTGAGGTAAACAGACAAGCCAAAACAAAGCTCCTATTCACAGCATATGTTATTGGAAGTCATTCTTTCATCATTATCATCTAGACAAAATAAccactgaatgtttttaaactgCTGAATGCATTGTGTCTACCATCTATTTTAAAAGGATTATCTTTGATATCAAATTTGCTTAAAACATTTGCTGTTTCATCTTTTGCTGTCATCTTCTTCAGAATTGTTATTCTAACTCTGAACCAAGTCCTGCTTTATTCCttttcaaataatttattaatatttctggcAAGAGTTTTAAGAATATTCTTCCTGGTTGACATCACaccatcattttttttgttgttgttactgaAAGTGGACTGGCTTATGAGATGATTTGTGTTGTGCATATTCGTTGATTGTATATTTGTGACAGATACTTTTCAGCTCCACTGCTTTGCTAGTTCATCAGCTTTTGTCATATTCTTctcaatattatttatttatgtgcttTTTTCTTGCAGTCCATAATTTTCATAAGGGACCGCAGTGCTTGTGGACAGGAAATATCTGGGTATATAGACTATGCCCACAGACTCAAATGTGAAGACTTTGAACCATATTTCAGTGGGAAAAAAAGACTTTTGCCACAACCAACTGACTTAAGGTAAGCCTGATTGTATTGTTACTTGCTTAAATTAACCTTCGGCAGCTACTATTTATTAGTAATGGTTATGGTTAAACATTCAAATATATAACCTAAGAAACATCAGCACTTCAACACATAACACTAAAGTAGATTCTATACAGGAATCGTAGAAAGTATAGACTTCTCTGTTATGTTTCCTGATGGGGTGTGTCTTTAAGATGAGAATATGATTGACTAAGCAATCAATAATGTATTCTTCCAATTTGTAGATTCTTAGATATTCAGAGCTGAATTTCTCAAAGAACAGAAGACACATAAGAAATCTGTCAGGTAGTTGTTCATTTTGTATTTAAGTGTGCAACATGGAGCTGCAATTCCATTAAAAGCTGCAACTGACATGTTAACAAAGCAACAATCAACATTTGAATTGAGGTTTTCTCAATTCTGTGCAAATGAGGTATAATGTGGTAAAGCATCAAAGCCAAACAATTGGTTCTAGTGAATTCCTTGGAACAAGCCAATGGCATAGGTATTccattcagttcagtttttatAGCGCTTTTAAGAATGGTCattgtcacaaaacagctttacagaaatatctaaTATCAGGATGTAAGTTTTaactttataaatgtatccataatgagcaagccagaggcgatgaTGGCAAGGAAAACCTctctgagatgacatgaggaagaaaccttgagaggcaCCAGATTCAAAAGAAAGCCCATCATCATCTGGATGACTTCAGAttgtgcaattataaataattcccttctataagtGTGTACTGCATGGTCAAAAAGTCCAATTGTATGACCCAGAAATTCATTAtggttttcacatgaagtctgttttattGAAGTTATCAACTGATGGAGTGCAAAATTGTtcgtggtaattgcagtccaaagccatctATTCTATATACAGTACGTCATTAGAATACATCAATCTATTACTCCAGAATACTCTAGTTTCGCAACTTTAGTTCCTCCCTGTGTTCACCCCTACAGTTGTGCGACAACAGTTGTGGATGTACACCCACAAGACACAAACTTAATGCTAATTATTCTTGTGTTCAACTTATTTGGCAATTTTCTAGTAGTCTATGATAAGggaaatatatgaaaaaaagcTTAATATTAGTAGCTTCAGTTGAAATTTGTGAATACACTTGACACTAGACGGTTTATAAAtgacattattataagttgatAGATATTatcacaaatacacaaaacacagatttaagCTGTGCAAGGTTTGCAAAATGGAAAACGTTGCTTGgttacacaatacacaataaacaaacacctatcataaataataaaaacaggttCACAAATCAAAAACAGACATAGTCATAGGGTGAATTTACTTTTCTGGATTTCTCATTTGCCATGGTTCAGTCCAAAAAACACAATCCAAACACCAATCTATTCCAGGATATATTGTCTGTATCACAATTTTAGAATATGTTTGACTGGCACAGTAGTTCTGGGTGGTGCTGTGTGTTCATCAGCTCACCCTTCAAGCAcatatttcaaataaacatattaaacacTTTCAGAAGTCACAAGTGAGTCATCACAATGTGTTGGGCATTATAAACTAATGTTCtatgttcaattcaattgttCACTGCCAAGGAATTTTTAAATGCAGGCAATGATTCATTTGAGCCATTGCATATTAGACATGTGCCTAGCCAGTGGCAAAGCTTATCAATTTCAGATGTTTAGAAATCCCATGAAAATTGGTAATTGTTTGTATGCGTGAGCGAGAGAGCATGTGTCTTGTGTGCATATATTGGACACAAACATTTTAGATCTTTTCATAAGATTTTCAGTTGtgttatgacaaaaaaaaaaaaaagacaaattgaACGTTAGTTGCACACTTGCAGACCTGTGCAAACTTTCTGGCAGCTCttgaatagtaaaaaaaaaaaatagtgtatacctctgtgaaaacattttttaatctaagtgaaaatttgttatttttatagtttatagtttacATGTTCTGctaaattaaagacaaatatTTTGACCTCGGAATAGGATTTTTGTTATGTAAAATGTTCCATGTGAGCTGTATTCAGTGATGTCCACACCTGAACTACTTCaggatgcacacacactcaagcaTACTCCCAACTCTAAACAGGGTAAGCAAAGGAATTGAGTGTATTATAACATAGGCCTAGACAACCcaacccccctctctctctctctctctctctctttctctcttcctctctctctctctctctctctcactctttcttcctcttcctctcgcGGGAAAAATAACAGCCAGTGCTTGCGGTCGCTGGTAACATGGAGCAGATGAGTTCTTCCCGTACAGATGCACAACTCCACGCCACAAGTTGGACTCCATCCCCCTCATCATAAAAAatagagctaaaaaaaaaaaaaaaaaatctgaccaCCAGCTGAAGACATTTTCAGACTGTTGTAAGTGCAAGGAACATGTGTTGTTAAAGAGACAAAAGAAGAGACATTGTGTGATACACCCACATTATAGGATGTTATGGTTATGATAGGATGTAATGTTCATGAAAGGCTCAGCTTTGtgacaaaaaatgtttgttttgtcttactAGCCTTTATTATGCACCAATCCTGAATACATGCTTTACTCAAAAAAATTCATGTAGAATATTGCAGACTCTTCCAAAATGTCAATTCATGTTTTAGTTAAGTCCAAAAAGCAACGTATACAATTCACGGTCAGTTTCCTCTACCATCTCCTATGTTTATCCCACAATGATCACTCTGACAGCTGTTTAGAAGCATTGCCTCTTTTGGTGTATCCAATTTTACCACAATTTCTGGCATACACAAGTATGTCTTTGTGTATTAGTGTTTGCCCGCATGTGCAGCATTTGTGTGTATGCACATCCAAACACAAGAAAGAAGTCCATATAGACATTATTGTACTTGAAAATTTTTAACTGTAGAAATTTTTCAAGGTGTCTCCTTGGCCAAACCCTTTCTGTGTCCATCCGTGCTGCATTCCTGCAGTGCACCTGTTGCTCAACTTTgcagatttaaaaatatctgCACTGCCCTCCTATTTTACTAACTTTTAACATGAGTAGACCTGAGATAAGCCCAGGAATAAACTCACAGGTTTTCAGGTTAGCATTATCTGTAAATCTTTGACATGTCACATGTAACACTATGTAGGTAGAATATTTTTGAAAAGGCAGATATTTGAAAAATATGAGAGCAGTGTTTTCATTTGGGGTTGATAAGATTGAAAATATTTCTGATGAATATTTATAATTTCCAGCTTTTTCTGAATGCTAAAATCTCTGTTGTATATGATAGTGTAggaatttattttgtattaatctcttttatttggggttaaatTTTATGATCCAATGTCCTACTATGGTTTACTACCTCAGATCATGTGATTtgagacatacacaaaaatGATAGACTgtaggatttgtctgccttttcTAAAAGTTGAGAGAATCCGAACACAAAATGCTATGCCGTGTGAGTcatcatttaatataataagCGTGAGCACATGCTtccattttgttctttttagtTTAATGCTGATGCTCatttttcacaaattttcaagacAGCATGGGTGCAGTGTCATCTCCATTgtggatgaattttttttatgttggtAGGTGACATCCCTTcaagaaaaaagtgaaatataaGTGCTGCATTGCTTATGGTCCTGTCACAAAACGAAGGGATGAAAATCTCTGAGTGACTGTCCAGTCTTGTTGCCCTATCCAACTTGAAAACTTTAAGGCTTGGGAACACTATTTTGCCcatcttttcatgttctctgTTAAAATATCTCACATCTGTCCTGTTGCTTCAACCCAAAAGTAAGTGGTTCACCAGTGCATAAAAGTGGTGAACCCAAAAATGTTAATTGCTAGATGGCGTTTCAGTATAAATAGACACAAAAACGCTGTCAAACCTTATTCTAAAAAAGAGGAAGTGCCAATGAATCTCCAGTTCTACTCTTCTTGCCAGATCATTTTCATTATGTATACATTCAAAACCATatggagaaacagaaagacTTTCCTTTCTCTTTGTAAAATCAAAGTAGACCATCCAGGACATTAACCAGCACTAGGCTGTTTGATCCAGACTACAAATCGAGCATGGGTTAAACTTATGATTTCATGCATCATTGTATTTGCCCCATAGAACCTAGGCTCTAGTGTTAAAGCCTGCCATGTGCACTGTAAAGGCAGTCCCCATGTAGACTGACCACAAGTGAAGACAGAAAGGTCTTTCCCCCGACACAGGATGGCAGGCAGGGATCCTCTGAGGATGTTTAATTCAGTCCATTACATTTTGTTTAGTTCCTATTTCCCTGTCTTTTCGTTTAAGGCACACTTTGTTTGCTTTGGTGCTGACGACGGCTCCATGGTTTCTGGTCAGTTTAGGAGGAGCATAGAGGCAACCTTAAGGGCACATCTCTGTTTCTTCCACTCACACTTTCTTTGCATTGCTTGTCAAAGCCATGGTGATAAATTGGAGATATTTCAAAAATTTTACAGCCATATGGATGTAGCATATGGATTTAACAGGATGAGGCCATCTGAGGAGAGGAATGATGAACTCTTAGGTGGATTTGTTAATGTTGGGTGTGGAAAATGAAACAGGTCCAAGTATGCTGGGATACCAGTTGCAAACAGATATTTTGCCTTTAATTTTAGGTTACACTTCCTCCTAGATAAACATTTGCAGAATCTTAAAATAAATAGGCCTATTATGTGCTCATGctcatttgtttgctttttattgATCTATTAGATTCAGTATATTTTGTGCTCATGTTTAATGCTGTGATGTAGACAACATTTATGTGATCATGATGCAGATGTATCATGCATCTTTATGCTTGTCCAGAGACTGCTACTGAAATCAATCCACCAGAGTCTTAACAATCATCCAAATGTGGACATCATTTGAGTTTATGAGTGCTTGAGTTCTGTGATTTATCCCTTTAAGGTCAGGATCTTTACATCTGTTGTTAACAACATATTGCACATTTAAGCAACATATCAAAATGCATCATGCATTGGCCAGGTGCCAAAGTGTTATCATGATCTAGGATGACTTGCTTAATGTGTGCTTGCTCTTTCAATGTGCCTCTCCCTTATTTTTCTAAATCTCATCCTCCCTGAGTTCACTGGTTGATCTTGGACGACGGACTGTTGCTTAGGAATAGCTGAAATCCACTTGTCCAACCCACCGCTTCTTTTTAAAGTGTGACATTTGGAGCTCGGCTCCTGCCAAGCAACTGTCTTTCAGTACTTTACCTAGTGATAAGAACCACTAGCTATGTCCAAGACTGTCACGCAGAACCCAAGTCCCAATGTGCACTGTATTACTGTTCATTGTGTGCATCAATAACAGAATGATTCTCTCGCTGCCAAGTCACTGGGCTGCCACAGTTTAACTTTTAAGTGATCGCTACAGAATTTTCTTGTGGCTTGgctgatttatttacatatcaCCCAAATTTGAGGCTAAAGGTCATAATTGAAAATAAACAGGATGTGTATTTTCAAATatattcagtaaaaaaaataagagttAGAAAATGTAGCTTTTAAGTGTTCAATCCAGTCTACAGCCCCAAAATTGGCTCAGCATTCTATTAATTTTATAACAGtaaacagtataacagtatgaCAGTAAAAATTGCTGAatttctacatttaaataatacatttatttcccacaattcaattttttttagtttctaCAACTGGAAAACAAATGAAGTAGCCTCAAGTGAAAGTGTAAACTACCAGGTGATTGCTGACCACCCAACAACTGGTGTACTCTTCATGAATAAGAAGGACCGAAATATCGTGAATGTTGACCCACAGGTAGGAGTGTTTCTTAATCATTTTTAAGTGTATATCAGTGTATGTAtagcatttctttatttatttattataagccATTCATAGTTGAATTAATCATAAATAATAGAGACGTTACAAACAAACTTTACTGACGGCACTGCAGTGCAGcttcagggtccctggtttgatcttTAGCACAGGttagtgtctgtgttctgcGTGGGTTTCATTCTGGTTCTCTGGTTCCTTCCACATTCTATAAATATGTCTGTAGTTGGCTTGGCTATGCTAAAATGCATCtaggcatgaatgtgtgtgtgtatggtgctaTGCAATGGAGTGACATCCCATTTGGTTTGTATTCTCACtttgtgcccagtgttcttactgaaaatgaatgaaaacttcATCTTATCTTTCAACACAATGAGATATTAGTTGTGGTCtcctttattgatcacgtaatAGGTAGACTGGCCATTTTACTTATGTGTTACTTATTGGTTGACAGAATTGTATATGAAATTCTTATAAAATACCCCTCCATTTCAGGGATTCCTCTTTAGAAGAACGGAAAAGTTACTCATTTAAGTGGAAGTTTGTTCTTAAAGCATAGTGAGTCATAAGACCACCCAGATTGAAAGCAAGATTGACTGCCACTGCATTATCCTGTGATTTCTCGTCAATCCAATGGAATCCAGTAGCTTTCTCTCTTCTTGATTCAAAAATGAACCTGCACTgcatgaatacatttaaatccaGACATAATTGCACTGGGGAAAGATCTTTAGATAGGTGCTTCCTTCCCGTCTTCGCATTGGTTTGGTTTGATAAAACACGGGAGAATGTGCAGTGAATTCCAGCCTGGAACACTGTGCCACTTTGGTTTCTTCATCTCTGCACTTCGAGGACGGGCTATTTTAGTAAAGACGCAGTGCTGCAGACGGGCCGCTTTGAACGCACATTGAGGCCAAGATGGCAGAGGCAAATTGTGCCTGTGGTCGAGCACACCCCGACCAGGACGGCTATTAAAAAACGAAGGGAAGGCTTGAGAAACCCAGACGCCAAAACCACCCAAGCGCCCTGAACCCAGCCCAGGCCCCTACTAGTCATGACCTCATTGCCCATATAGATACATTCCTGCTGACAAAATGGCACATGAAACACCgatttgtttggttgttttgaTTTTCcctcattttttacatttttattttaattgctgCAGATAAGTGGCACAGTGTCTCTGATCATACTACCTGTTTGagtgattatatatatacacatttattagTCCTCTAGAGTGGAGCTTGGAATTTTTgttcaaaaacaacaaaatgtcaTAAACCAGAATCAAACCaattgcttgtttgtttgctttctttctcctcttAAGTGTTGGCGTACATGCATCAGGCATGTCTTCGTAAAGGGGTCCTATAAAGcttaaactttaaaatgtttcatgtttcaaaTCACTCGTCAGTTTTTTATTGAAACTTTTATCAACCAATTTAATAGGAATACCAACGTTTATATAAAtcagaaatctgtttttaaaaattaatgtgAATTTAACTTAATTGTACAAGCAGATTAATTAGAACTATGTTCTAAAATCATGAATTTTCTTTAACTCCACAGGCATCACCTTGTGAACAATCACCCAGAATGACCCTTAAGTCTGACATCTATCTTCACGTTGCCATCTTTGACCATTATATCAAGTGCACAATCTGACAGACTGTAATTAAAGCACCGGCagctttaatattaatattgtatagtgtgttgtgtgtactGCTGATGCTGCTTACTCCATGTTTCCAAAAATCCATGCTGTGGATGTATGGAGAAACATTTGGTCTTCAAGTATTTAGTAATTAtagtgtttgtttcttttttctgtttcaacttttttttttttttttttactttagccCAACTTTAGCTTGTTACAGTTCCTGATAAAGTGCAGATGGAGCTACCAAGTTGATTCTAAGCAAATGTGTAGCAATAAACAATTCTGCAGATTCTTGGCTCTCAGGTGTTCTCTGCACACAGCCTTGTTGATGCTTTTATCTGAAATACTGTCTAATACTTAATATTACTTTCTTAAATGGCACTGAATTCTCtgtaatattttcatgttttttgggAACTACTTtttcttaattaataaattgttCATTTTGCACAGCATTGCTGGTTTTATTTAATCTCACCACATACTTTATGTATTTATCTAAGACACCATTTTTCAATTTGAATTTTCCTCCTTAAAAATCACCTTGCTGGCTTCATATGGCTTCATAAATTTCCTTGTATTGATATGTGATTGATCATGTCCATCTAGATGATGGCATCTATCATTCAGGAGTCTATTAAATAATATATCCGTTATATTTCTAACCTGGGAgtgccttatttttttcctcccagttgttcttttcttttcccgtTTCCCTTtttccatgtctgtctgtctacatcTTTATTTCTTcaccatttttttctctctctttctccctaccctcctctttctgtttctttataGCTGTCCTGTGGCTGAATCTAAGGTGAAGTACCTCAGGGTTCTCCCCTAAGCCCTATAAATCTGCAGCCCGTTCCGCTTGGCGCTCATATGAGAGCAGAGCGCGGATGCGATTGGCTGTCGTTCCAGCAGCGCAGCGTCCACGCACAAAACCCCGAGAGCGCGCACCACACGCACCACACTCGACACACttctcacacactttcttcaTCCCCACCATCACACTACAGCTTCGGGCTTTTCTTTTTCGCTCGTGTGATGATATCTTGCAGGAGAGTTCAGTGCACTTGAACAGCATAGCGTGTTCTAATAAAGCTTTCTTTCCTTGGCGCCATGGATCGCCTGCTGGTTCTCCTTCTGGGATGGAGCTGCGTGTGTTGTGGATATTGTGCCATGCTGAAAGATCACTTCGCTAGACTAACGAAGGACACGAATTTTGGACACAAAGTGGACACGTATCAGTTGGAGAAGTCCGTGCAGGATACAGTGTCTGAGCACATGCAGATGCTCTACAGCAAATACACGAGCGCGAGCTCTCCGCTCCGTGACGGCAACACGGTGCGCAGCTTTAAAGCGCATCCGGGTATGTACCTAATgcattcttttattattattattgtttgtttgtttttttaacaaagagATGTCTGCATGCATGACCGAGTCTAATTGTGATTAATCCATGTGAGTACAGCAGATATTAGACCAACCGTTTATTTAGGTCTGCGCGAGCGCTGTTTGTGGAAATCCACCTGCTGTACTCGAACGCTTTGCAGTCAAATATTCGgcgcttttttctccccagtccTCTTGTTGAATCGATTAAATGGTGTAAAGAAGGCTGATTTAGTAAGCTGAAGTGCTTGTGGTCTTAATTGCAGTGGTGTCTCCCTCGTCTGACGTCAAATTCTGCGTGCACTGCGCTTCTCTGCTAATTAAAGGGTGTAAAATTCGGAGTGCGCACGTGTCAGCTGAAGAAAGTGTCTGTTCTTAGAGGCTATGTTCAAACCTCTTACTGGTGTCGTGCTAAATAGTAAGCCATGACAGTATAAATCTAATGATAATACTCATAACATGAGGAATGAACTAGGTCTCACTTCTGACCTTGGTGTGAGTGAGGATCTGGCTGTTATTAGTCCTACCATACTGTGTACAATTACAGATGTGAAAACATGCTGTCCTTATATACAAGGATGTCAGTGATGTAGAAGTGAAAAAGCATCAGCCAGAGCTGAACGTTTTTTGATAATAAAGCCAAAATCTTTAGACCTAAAACAATATAAAAGCACATAATAAATAACATGGATAATTGTCGGATAACAAATTGAAtaactctctgtctctatccAGGTACCATCGACAACAAGCAGCTTCAGATCTTCAATCTAACATCCCTAACCAATTCGGAGGATGTTCTCTCAGCAACGCTGCACTATTATATCGGAGACTTCCAGAACAGCAGCCAAAGATGCTTAAAGTCCAAAACCTGTGCTCGCCATGGCCTCAGGCGGCACGGTCACATTCACCTCAACATCTGGAGCTTCGCCTCTGTGAACGAAAGCACCAGAACCTTCGGACGCTTCCTCGTTAATGTCTCCACAATGTACAGAGACTTCATATCTTGGCAGTGGAGAGACATCACTCGTGTAGTCAATGAAGCAAAGAATTATGATGAGCTTCTCATTGGCATCTCCATCGATTCACAGGGACAACAACCATGGAAGAATCTCTTGTCTGATCATTCACCGTACATTCTGGTCTACGCCAACGACTCGGCCATCTCCGAGCCTGAAAGTGTGGTGTCCACTCTCCAGCGACACAAAGGGAGCTTAGTGCCTGGACTTCAGAAACTCAGACTACACAACCACAATAGTACTTTACCACACAGGACAAAGCGCTCCGCCAATATCCTTCTACCACTGCAGAACAACGAGCTCCCGGGTCCCGAGTACCCTTATGAGATCCACACCTGGGATGAGACTAGCCCATATGACCCTGTTGAGAACAAGGCAGCCAAGCGCTCACGCAAGAAACCTCGCAAGAACCCAAGAGACAAAAACCCACTTCTGCAGTTTGATGAGCAGACCATCAAGAAAGCACGGAAGAAGCAATGGAATGAGCCAAAGAACTGCGCTCGCAGATATCTGAAGGTGGACTTCGCAGATATTGGCTGGAGTGAATGGATTATCTCTCCAAAGTCTTTTGATGCCTATTACTGCTCAGGATCTTGTCAGTTTCCAATGCCAAAGGtacatttctttacatgtgaATCACATAATTTTATACAGACTTAAATTatgttctctttttattttggGAGAAAATAAAAGTGGATACAATGTTCTGAACAAttgctatttaaaaatgaatcttATGAGATCATAACCACCAGTGTACCAAGAATTGTTTCTGGTATGTAAAACTTGTTTACACAAAGCAGGGCCACATAT of Ictalurus punctatus breed USDA103 chromosome 22, Coco_2.0, whole genome shotgun sequence contains these proteins:
- the bmp3 gene encoding bone morphogenetic protein 3; its protein translation is MDRLLVLLLGWSCVCCGYCAMLKDHFARLTKDTNFGHKVDTYQLEKSVQDTVSEHMQMLYSKYTSASSPLRDGNTVRSFKAHPGTIDNKQLQIFNLTSLTNSEDVLSATLHYYIGDFQNSSQRCLKSKTCARHGLRRHGHIHLNIWSFASVNESTRTFGRFLVNVSTMYRDFISWQWRDITRVVNEAKNYDELLIGISIDSQGQQPWKNLLSDHSPYILVYANDSAISEPESVVSTLQRHKGSLVPGLQKLRLHNHNSTLPHRTKRSANILLPLQNNELPGPEYPYEIHTWDETSPYDPVENKAAKRSRKKPRKNPRDKNPLLQFDEQTIKKARKKQWNEPKNCARRYLKVDFADIGWSEWIISPKSFDAYYCSGSCQFPMPKSLKPSNHATIQSIVRAVGVVPGIPEPCCVPEKMSSLSILFFDEDKNVVLKVYPNMTVDSCACR
- the cfap299 gene encoding cilia- and flagella-associated protein 299 isoform X1; protein product: MEKDDAKTDLDEAVNEFLTYDEYLDSKITPSDLYYLEDEKLARQVVELGLRGTGEVWKREEFESRKAAAQPSRLSKRSEQKTLASTGKELKDNFLRALAEREEANRSGKNHSIIFIRDRSACGQEISGYIDYAHRLKCEDFEPYFSGKKRLLPQPTDLSFYNWKTNEVASSESVNYQVIADHPTTGVLFMNKKDRNIVNVDPQASPCEQSPRMTLKSDIYLHVAIFDHYIKCTI